The following proteins are co-located in the Triticum aestivum cultivar Chinese Spring chromosome 1A, IWGSC CS RefSeq v2.1, whole genome shotgun sequence genome:
- the LOC123043508 gene encoding protein ACTIVITY OF BC1 COMPLEX KINASE 3, chloroplastic (The sequence of the model RefSeq protein was modified relative to this genomic sequence to represent the inferred CDS: added 33 bases not found in genome assembly) has product MAVSTSATAAVSFSLPSYPRRLRRRPSLLRAASTAALPSPDLSIQLSPRPSPRASPPVVPSLARDRAEDLQAESRAMTRAAAATVYTPELLASRYGSQPFQVAMRAAEVLSKLGAFGLKLLLDQQRGESSSSAKRRARAVELRTVLTRLGPTFVKIGQGLSTRPDLCPTEYLEELSELQDSLPTFPDEEAFACIERELGFPLDSMYSAMSPSPIAAASLGQVYKARLKYSEQLVAVKVQRPGIEDTIGRDFYLLRGLGFLINKYVDIITTDAVALIDEFARRVFQELNYVQEGQNARRFKKLYADKQDILVPDIFWDYTSAKVLTMEWIEGVKLNQQAAIEGQGLKVLDLVNIGIQCSLRQLLEYGYFHADPHPGNILATPEGKLAFLDFGMMSETPEDARVAIIGHVVHMVNRDYEAMARDYYALDFLKPEVDVSPIVPALKNFFDDALDSTVSELNFKTIVDGLGAVLYQYPFNVPAYYALILRSLTVLEGLALYADPNFKVLAASYPYFAKRLLTDPNPYLRDALIELLFKDEKFRWNRLENLLVQGRQDREFVAKDALQPVLKLLLGPDGENLRVLVVKEAVRVTEAITFGTLIDSYNAAPEFLKPLISNGNPAGPFKISDVEREQMLELRDTVLRIWGLLRSSDTFDPSLLQPIVQVLQEREARVFGSRIAGGVSQRLAARLLQQLLRIPPAPVPGSS; this is encoded by the exons TCCTTCTCTCTTCCGTCGTacccgcgccgcctccgccgccgcccgtccctCCTCCGCGCTGCATCCACTGCGGCGCTCCCGTCCCCCGACCTCTCCATCCAGCTCTCTCCCCGCCCTTCCCCGCGCGCCTCGCCTCCCGTAGTACCATCCCTCGCCCGCGACCGCGCAGAGGACCTGCAGGCCGAGTCCCGCGCCATGACCCGAGccgctgccgccaccgtctacaCCCCCGAGCTACTCGCCTCCCGCTACGGCTCCCAACCTTTCCAG GTGGCAATGAGAGCGGCGGAGGTGCTCTCGAAGCTGGGGGCATTCGGGCTAAAGCTGCTGCTCGACCAGCAGAGGGGGGAGTCGTCCTCGTCAGCGAAGAGGCGTGCCAGGGCGGTCGAGCTGCGAACTGTACTGACAAGGCTTGGCCCGACGTTCGTCAAGATTGGGCAGGGTTTGTCCACGCGGCCTGACCTCTGCCCGACTGAGTATCTCGAGGAGCTCTCCGAGCTGCAG GATTCTCTCCCCACATTTCCAGATGAAGAGGCATTTGCCTGTATCGAGAGGGAGCTTGGCTTTCCTCTTGATTCAATGTACTCAGCAATGTCACCTTCACCGATAGCTGCAGCAAGTTTAGGTCAAGTTTACAAGGCACGGTTGAAATACTCTGAGCAGTTGGTAGCTGTCAAGGTGCAAAGACCTGGCATCGAGGATACCATAGGCCGTGATTTTTACCTACTGAGGGGACTTGGTTTTCTAATAAATAAGTATGTCGACATTATAACTACTGATGCAGTTGCTCTGATAGATGAATTTGCCCGAAGAGTTTTCCAAGAGCTTAATTATGTCCAG GAAGGCCAAAACGCACGAAGGTTTAAAAAATTATATGCTGACAAGCAAGACATATTGGTCCCTGATATATTTTGGGATTACACAAGTGCAAAGGTACTGACAATGGAATGGATTGAGGGTGTAAAGCTTAATCAACAAGCTGCCATTGAAGGCCAAGGCTTGAAGGTCCTGGACTTGGTAAACATTGGTATACAGTGTAGCCTAAGGCAGCTACTAGAGTATGGTTACTTTCATGCTGACCCGCATCCTGGTAATATTTTGGCAACACCTGAAGGGAAGCTTGCTTTTCTTGATTTTGGCATGATGAGTGAAACCCCAGAGGATGCAAGGGTAGCCATCATAGGGCATGTCGTTCACATGGTCAATCGGGATTATGAAGCGATGGCTCGTGATTATTATGCACTTGATTTTCTGAAACCTGAAGTGGATGTATCCCCAATCGTACCTGCCCTCAAGAATTTTTTTGATGATGCTTTGGATTCAACAGTGAGTGAGCTAAACTTTAAAACCATAGTTGATGGATTAGGCGCTGTTCTTTATCAGTACCCATTCAATG TACCGGCCTACTATGCGTTGATACTGCGATCACTCACTGTGCTGGAAGGTCTGGCGCTCTATGCTGATCCTAATTTTAAGGTGCTTGCTGCCTCATATCCTTACTTTGCTAAAAGATTACTCACAGATCCCAATCCATATCTCAGAGATGCTCTGATTGAGCTGCTCTTCAAGGATGAAAAATTCAG GTGGAATAGGCTTGAAAATCTTCTTGTTCAAGGACGCCAGGATAGAGAGTTTGTAGCGAAGGATGCTCTACAACCGGTTTTGAAACTTCTACTTGGTCCAGATGGAGAGAATTTAAGAGTGCTAGTTGTGAAAGAAGCGGTTCGTGTCACAGAAGCCATCACCTTCGGAACACTGATTGATTCATACAACGCAGCTCCAGAATTTTTGAAGCCATTAATATCCAATGGCAATCCAGCTGGACCATTTAAGATAAGTGATGTTGAGCGGGAACAAATGTTGGAGCTACGAGACACTGTTCTCAGAATATGGGGTCTTTTGAGATCCTCTGATACCTTTGATCCAAGTCTTTTGCAGCCAATTGTACAG